The Musa acuminata AAA Group cultivar baxijiao unplaced genomic scaffold, Cavendish_Baxijiao_AAA HiC_scaffold_681, whole genome shotgun sequence sequence GTCGAGATACTATTGGTCAGCAAATTAATGTGACTTGTGAGGTACAACAATTATTAGGAAATAATCGAGTTAGAGCTGTAGCTATGAGTGCTACAGATGGACTGATGAGAGGAATGGAAGTGATTGACACGGGAGCTCCTCTAAGCGTTCCAGTCGGTGGAGCTACCCTCGGACGAATTTTCAACGTTCTTGGGGAGCCTGTTGATAATTTAGGTCCTGTAGATACTAGCACAACATCTCCTATTCATAGACCTGCACCTGCCTTTATACAGTTAGAGACGAAATTATCAATCTTTGAAACAGGAATTAAAGTAGTGGATCTTTTAGCTCCTTATCGCCGTGGAGGAAAAATCGGACTATTTGGAGGAGCTGGAGTAGGTAAAACAGTACTCATCATGGAATTGATCAACAACATTGCCAAAGCTCATGGAGGCGTATCTGTATTTGGCGGAGTAGGCGAACGTACTCGTGAAGGAAATGATCTTTACATGGAAATGAAAGAATCCGgagtaattaatgaaaaaaatattgcagAATCAAAAGTAGCTCTAGTCTACGGTCAAATGAATGAACCGCCGGGAGCTCGTATGAGAGTTGGTTTGACTGCCCTAACTATGGCGGAATATTTCCGGGATGTTAATGAACAAGACGTACTTCTATTCATCGACAATATCTTTCGTTTCGTCCAAGCAGGATCAGAAGTATCCGCCTTATTGGGGAGAATGCCTTCTGCAGTGGGTTATCAACCTACCCTTAGTACAGAAATGGGTTCTTTGCAAGAAAGAATTACTTCTACCAAAGAGGGATCTATAACTTCGATCCAAGCCGTTTATGTACCTGCGGACGATTTGACCGACCCTGCTCCTGCCACGacatttgcacatttagatgctaCTACCGTATTATCGAGAGGATTAGCTGCCAAAGGTATTTATCCAGCAGTGGATCCTTTAGATTCAACGTCAACTATGTTACAACCTCGGATCGTTGGCGAGGAACATTATGAAACTGCGCAAAGAGTTAAGCAAACTTCACAACGTTACAAAGAACTTCAGGGACATTATAGCTATTCTTGGGTTGGACGAATTATCCGAAGAAGATCGTTTAACTGTAGCAAGAGCACGAAAAATCGAGCGTTTCTTATCACAACCCTTCTTCGTGG is a genomic window containing:
- the LOC135663155 gene encoding LOW QUALITY PROTEIN: ATP synthase subunit beta, chloroplastic-like (The sequence of the model RefSeq protein was modified relative to this genomic sequence to represent the inferred CDS: deleted 1 base in 1 codon), which encodes MRINPTPSSPAVSTLEEQNLGRIAQIIGPVLDVVFPPGKMPNIYNALVVKGRDTIGQQINVTCEVQQLLGNNRVRAVAMSATDGLMRGMEVIDTGAPLSVPVGGATLGRIFNVLGEPVDNLGPVDTSTTSPIHRPAPAFIQLETKLSIFETGIKVVDLLAPYRRGGKIGLFGGAGVGKTVLIMELINNIAKAHGGVSVFGGVGERTREGNDLYMEMKESGVINEKNIAESKVALVYGQMNEPPGARMRVGLTALTMAEYFRDVNEQDVLLFIDNIFRFVQAGSEVSALLGRMPSAVGYQPTLSTEMGSLQERITSTKEGSITSIQAVYVPADDLTDPAPATTFAHLDATTVLSRGLAAKGIYPAVDPLDSTSTMLQPRIVGEEHYETAQRVKQTSQRYKELQDIIAILGLDELSEEDRLTVARARKIERFLSQPFFVAEVFTGSPGKYVGLAETIRGFQLILSGELDSLPEQAFYLVGNIDEATAKAMNLEEESKLKK